In the Geobacter sp. FeAm09 genome, one interval contains:
- a CDS encoding DUF445 domain-containing protein, whose protein sequence is MCVDNRKQLLIKNKTIATGLMIGAALLFVVARLHKGQGGWEWAAAFAEAAMVGALADWFAVVALFRHPLGVPIPHTAIIKNKKDAMAGNLAGFIRDKFLAGDTLIARVREYNPAEHLAVYLMSRDNAAGLAKGVTRVLADSLDFIHDERVQSLVRAALGNRLESFDLSASAGSLLDALRKDNRHQIVLDDLLRRCAAWLATEEAQARLAGAIDTFCTKEYPLLSAFIPNRDQFAKGVGEKVAHRVNAFIQEVNADPVHEVRYRFDTTVTEFIARLKSDPALRAKVETIKGEVVHNQAIADYARSIGDDLKSWLNNDLHQPESKVQEKIGAAVAGLGAALLRNRGLQESLNAYLERLILHHGDTLRAAVAGHISGTMQQWESDDYTSEIELSIGSDLQFIRMNGTLVGGVIGLLLHAASLLLG, encoded by the coding sequence ATGTGTGTGGACAACAGAAAACAACTTTTGATCAAAAACAAGACGATAGCAACGGGATTGATGATCGGCGCGGCCCTTTTGTTCGTGGTGGCCCGCCTGCACAAGGGGCAAGGGGGCTGGGAGTGGGCCGCCGCTTTCGCGGAGGCGGCCATGGTCGGCGCCCTGGCCGACTGGTTTGCCGTGGTGGCGCTGTTCCGCCACCCCCTGGGGGTACCCATACCCCATACGGCCATCATCAAGAACAAGAAGGACGCCATGGCCGGGAACCTGGCCGGTTTCATCCGCGACAAGTTCCTGGCCGGCGACACCCTGATCGCCAGGGTGCGGGAGTACAATCCGGCCGAGCATCTTGCCGTGTACCTCATGTCCCGAGACAACGCCGCCGGGCTGGCCAAAGGGGTGACCCGCGTGCTGGCCGACTCCCTGGATTTTATCCATGACGAGCGGGTACAGTCGCTGGTGCGGGCCGCCCTGGGCAACCGACTGGAAAGCTTCGACCTCTCCGCCTCCGCCGGGTCGCTGCTCGATGCCCTCAGAAAGGACAACCGCCACCAGATCGTGCTCGACGACCTGCTGCGCCGCTGCGCCGCCTGGCTGGCGACCGAGGAGGCGCAGGCCAGACTGGCCGGCGCCATCGACACGTTTTGCACGAAAGAGTATCCGCTCCTGAGCGCCTTCATCCCCAACCGGGACCAGTTTGCCAAAGGGGTGGGGGAAAAGGTCGCACACCGGGTCAACGCGTTTATCCAGGAGGTCAATGCCGATCCGGTCCACGAGGTCCGGTACCGGTTCGACACCACCGTGACCGAGTTCATTGCCCGGCTGAAATCCGACCCGGCGCTACGCGCCAAGGTGGAGACGATCAAGGGTGAGGTCGTCCATAACCAGGCCATCGCCGATTATGCCCGGAGCATCGGCGACGATCTGAAGAGCTGGCTGAACAACGATCTGCACCAACCCGAGTCGAAGGTGCAGGAGAAGATCGGCGCGGCGGTTGCGGGCCTGGGCGCCGCCCTTCTGCGCAACCGGGGGCTGCAGGAGTCGTTGAACGCATACCTGGAACGGCTGATACTGCACCACGGGGATACGCTGCGGGCCGCGGTTGCCGGACATATCTCCGGCACCATGCAACAATGGGAAAGCGACGACTATACCAGCGAGATCGAACTGAGCATCGGTTCCGACCTGCAGTTCATCAGGA
- a CDS encoding BrnA antitoxin family protein, with translation MNDAIPSDDPMALSGIPKITDWSGAVVGKFYRPVKEAVTVRLDADVIHWLKRDGKGYQTRLNAILRREMERSGRKAA, from the coding sequence GTGAATGATGCCATTCCCTCCGACGATCCGATGGCCCTATCCGGTATTCCGAAAATTACCGATTGGAGCGGGGCGGTTGTCGGCAAGTTCTATCGTCCCGTGAAAGAGGCGGTTACCGTCAGGCTGGATGCGGATGTGATTCATTGGCTCAAGCGCGATGGCAAAGGATATCAAACCCGCCTCAATGCGATTTTGCGCCGGGAGATGGAACGGAGCGGCCGTAAGGCGGCTTGA
- the tsaA gene encoding tRNA (N6-threonylcarbamoyladenosine(37)-N6)-methyltransferase TrmO encodes MLHIPQFTYRPIGILRSPYARRIDAPHQGTVVAGTEAGEAATATLELAEWLDGKVIRDMNGFDRVWLIFAFHRSEGWTASVKPPRGGPKRGVLATRSPHRPNAIGLSAVELVAITGRTLHLRGVDLLDGTPVLDIKPYVPYADAFPDAKAGWIDELDAKLGCKSAPGPRRPR; translated from the coding sequence ATGCTCCACATCCCCCAATTCACCTATCGTCCCATCGGCATCCTGCGCTCCCCCTATGCCCGCCGTATCGACGCCCCCCATCAGGGTACGGTGGTGGCAGGCACCGAAGCCGGAGAGGCCGCCACCGCCACACTGGAACTTGCGGAATGGCTGGACGGGAAGGTCATCCGGGATATGAACGGCTTTGACCGGGTGTGGCTGATCTTTGCCTTCCACCGGAGCGAAGGGTGGACCGCCAGCGTCAAGCCGCCGCGGGGCGGTCCGAAGCGGGGCGTGCTGGCCACCCGCTCCCCCCACCGTCCCAATGCCATCGGCCTGTCGGCGGTGGAACTGGTCGCGATCACGGGACGGACGCTCCATCTGCGCGGCGTTGATCTTCTGGACGGCACGCCGGTTCTCGACATCAAGCCATACGTACCCTATGCGGACGCCTTTCCCGACGCCAAGGCCGGCTGGATCGACGAGTTGGACGCCAAGCTCGGGTGCAAGTCGGCACCGGGTCCGCGTAGGCCGAGGTAA